GTCAAAGCCAGCACCGAGGACTTCAATGCCAAGCGTTCCACGAGCGGACCGTCCGGCCGAGTCACGGACCTCGACGGTGAAGGAGACCGTGCCCGGGGCGGAGGGAGTGCCGGCGATTTCGCCCGAGCTGGAGAACGTCAGGCCCACGGGCAGGGCGCCCTCGACGAGGTGCCACGAGTACGCGGGGGAGCCGCCGGAAGCGGCCAGGGTGGCGCGGTAGGGCTGGGCGACGGTGGCGGCCGGGAGCGCCTCGGTGGACAGGGTGAGGGAGGAGTCCCCCCCGTCCGTGGAGTCCGTCCCCGCGTCCGTGAAGGGAACGAGCGGAGCGACGGGCGTTGAGCCAGGACACGCGGTCAGCAGCAGGGCGAGCAGCAGCGAAAGGGCGCGGGGGAACCGCATGAAGACTCCGGCCCACCAGTGCAGGGCCCACGGAAGAAAGTGCCCGACACTGTAGTGCCTCCCTGTGAACAGTGGGCACGGGTCCCTACTCACCCACCCACAAAAGAAAAGGGCCGCGGTTCCCTGGGGAACCGCGGCCCGGATGCTTCAACCGTGGGAACTCAGTCCCACAGCGCAGTCTTCACTACGGAGCCCCGGTGCCCGGCGTGGAGGGCAGGAACGCGAAGTCGTAGTCGTTGTTGTTGGTGTCGCCGCCATTCGGGACGCGCTGGAGCGAACCGGCCACCGTGTTCGAGTCCGACGCCGACGTACGGGTGCCCTCCAGGAAGTTGAGCAGCCTGTCGCCAGCACCGGTCGCGATGGTGAACTGAGGGTTCTGGGCGCCGGGCTCATAGAACACGGAGTCGATGAGCGTACCCGTCGTGTTCTGCACAAGGCCAACGCCATCACCGCTGCCGTTCTGGATGATGTCTGTCTGTCCCGTGCCCGTGGCCCCCGCTCCAATGACGAGCCGCAGCACCCCCGCAGGCGGGGGGGTCGCGGTGAAGTAGGTCGTCGAGGCCGCGATGATGTAGCCACCCGCAGGCAGCGAGGTGGTGGCCGTGCCGGCCGCGTCCGTCACGGCGCTCAGCGGGAACTTCAGGTACTCACGACGGGGCTGGGCTGCAGCGGCATCGCCGTTGACGAGCACCAGCACCACGTCTGTCAGGTCCGCTGCCGCACCACCCCGGTTGTAGATCTCGATGTACTCCGCGTTGTCCGTGCCCACCGTGTCGTAATCAACCTCGTTGATGACGAGCGCGGCCCCAGCGGGGGGAGGCGTCACACCAAAGAACACCGCGGTATCAGCCGTGTCGTTGATGGGCTTGCCAGCGAGGTCCGTCACCTCTCCAGACACCGTCACGGTGTACTCCGTGCTCGCGGTCTGCTCGGAAGTCGTGAGTGTCACCTGAGAGCCGTTCACCGTGGCCCCCGTGACGGTGAGGGTAGCGATGGTGAAGTCGGTTGCCTGCACCGAAGCGGTAGCAATCCTTCGGTCGAAGGTGAGCCGGACCTCGGTGGTGCTCAGCGCACGCGCCACCAGGAGCTTGGGCGCGGGGCAGTTCGAGATGGTGAGCTGGTTGGGGTCGAAGACAGACACCTGGCTCTGGGTGGTGAAGCGCCAGACCGCACCTGCCTGCACCGTGACCTCGCACGTGTCGACGAGGTCCCGCTCCGAGGCAATGCCAGTAGGAACCCGGAGCCGCAGATTGTTGCTCGGCGTCTGCGTGCCCGTGGTCCTGAGCTGGTAGGCCATGAAGCCGACGCCGCCACTACCCATGGCGCTGACCGTGCCACTGACGGTGACAATCTCGTTCTCGAGCGCAACCGACCTGCTGGTGGCGAAGTCCAGGCTCGAGATGTCGACCTTCAAGCCGGCCGGGGCAAGCGCCTGCACCGGATGGCCCTGGCTGATGGGCGTGAAACCCGTGACGGTGCTTGCAATCCGCTGCTGGTTGTTCGTGGCGGGGTCAAGCTTCCCAGTGACGGACAGGCTCACTCGGTTACCCACGGCAACCTGACCGAAGGCTGCCGCATCCGTCACGAAAATCGCGGGCCCGTCGGACTGGGCCTGGAGGAAGAAGCCAGCGGGCTCGCTGCTCCCGGCAACCGCAGGCTTGATGTAGGTGACGAACGCGCCGTCGATGGGAAGCGCAGGATTGATTGTGGTGCCGGGAGCATCCAGGACGGCCTGGATCTGTGCGCTGGTCTGCTCCGGAGTCGTGGAAACGGTCGAGTTCTCACAGGTGTTCGTGGCGTTGCACACCTGGGTCAGCGAGCAGTTGGCGTTGGTGACGCACTGGACGCAGGCCGTCCGGTTGTTGCAGATGGGGCGGTTCGGGTCGAGGTCCGCGCAGTTGGCATCCGTGACGCACACCTCGCACTGGCCGCGACCGTTGTTGGCCACGGTGTCGCAGAAGTCGCGGTTGCTGTCCGGCGCATCGGCGCACTGCGTGTTGGAGGAGCAGCCGCAGAAGTTGTCGTTGCAGGCAGGCTTGCTCGCGTCACAGCGGGCGTTGCTGGTGCCGGTGCACTCGACGCAGCTGGTCGGCAGCGGGTCCAGGCGGCAGACCGGGGTCTCCGGAGCGCAAGAGGTGTCATCCGCGCAGCCCTCGCAGGCCGTACCGGCGGCGTTGCAGGTCTGGCTACCCTGGCAACCGACCGTGGTGCCATCGGTCGTCGTGCAGACCTTGCACTCGCCGCCAGCCACGGTGGTGTCGCAGATGTTGGTGGGGGAGGCGCAGCCCTGGTCCAGCGCGTTGCCCTGGGCCGAGTCGACGCACACCTTGCACGCGCCGCCAGCCACGGTGGTGTCACAGACGGGCGCCGAGGCCTCGCAGCCCGTCGCCGTGCCAGTGCCCTGGGCAGGGGGGATGCACACCTTGCACGTGCCATCCGTCGTGTCGCAGACGGGGGTCTGCACGGAGCAGCCCTGGTCCTGGCCACTACCGGCGGCAGTGTCGGTGCACGTCACGCCCGCGTCCGTGCCGGCATCCGTGCCCGCGTCGGTCCCCGCGTCCGTGCCGGCATCCGTGCCCGCGTCGGTTCCCGCATCTTCCCCGGTGCCCGCGTCCGTGCCCGCGTCCACAGGCGGGGGCTGGGTGACGTCGCGCTCCTCGCACGTGCCGTCGTTGCAGGTCCACTCCTTGCCCGAGGCCGGCTGACCCTTCTCAGCGCGACAGTCGAACGCGTCTACGCACTCGTCTCCACAGCCCGTGCCCACCGTGACCAACACGGCAGTCAAAAGAGCCGGAAGCCAATTCCGTCTCAGCATGCGTTCCCCTCCAAGGGATTCAGGTTCTGGCCTCCCTTACACCCGAAGCCGGAGGGGGTCCATTGTGCTACTCCCGAGTCACGGGTATTTCACTCGGGATTGGCCTGAATTGTCAGGTGTTCAAGGACTGGCGCGGGGGGCCCGCGCCGCCGGGCCCGCATAGAGGTCGATGACCTCGGAAATCGCGCTCTGACACACCGCGCAGAACGGCACCCTGTCTCTGGTAAACATCACACAGTCGAGCTGGGGTCGGTAATACCCACGCGGCTCATACATCGCGCCCTCGAAGGCACCCACCCGGCCTGAGTACTTTTGAGAGGATAGGAATTTCTCCTCCCAGTCCCGCTGGGCCACGAACAGGGCGTCCATGTCCGACTCCGGCTTCCGCTGGGAGCGAATCTGGCGGCGCTGCTTCTGCACGGTGGTGGAGTGATTCTCGTAGCCCTCCTTGTTCCACGGCGTGGGGAGGGGCGTCCCCGGCGTCACCAGGTGCTTCCACTTCAACTGCTCCGGAGCATGGAGCGCGGTGACGTTCTTCTCCCAGGGCTCCAGGCGCTCGGCGGCGGGCGCGTAGACGGACTCAGAGGTGTAGTACTCGTCGGCCAGGCCCGCGAAGTGGTGGCCGAACTCGTGGACGAAGACGTACGGCGCCCACAGGCTGTCCGCGGCCACGGTGCCGTAGAGGCCGAAGATGCCTCCACCGCCATAGGTGTTGCCGTTGGCCAGGATTTCCACGAACTCGTAGGGCGCGAAGGCGGCGGCCTCCCGGAAGGCCTTGTTGTCGAACGTGAGGACATAGCGTTCGCTACCGAACGCGTCATAGGTGGCGCCCACGGGCGAGCGCCGGTGGATGCCGGTGGACGGACGGGAGATTCCGGACTGCACGGCAGCGGGGACGAGCCCCCAGACGTTGAAGTCCGCCTTGCGCTCCTTGAAGGGGGAGAAGGTGAAGAGGATGTCCACCATGCGGCGGGCGTCCTTCTCGAACTTGGGGCGCTCGGCCTCGGTGTAGCCGTCGCCGAGGATGAGCAGGTCCACCTTCTGCTCCGGCGGCCCGTTCTCCAGCAGCTTCAAGAGCGGACCGGGCGCGGGCGGCGAGGACGTGTCCACGAACATGTCCTTCGGGTCCACCACCAGCGACCACACCTCGCGGAAGGCGTTCTGCGCGTCGCGCTTCTTGAGGAGGACCTGGACGGGGCGCTCCGGCGCGGGGAAGCGCAGCGACTCGTGGAAGGTGCGGTTCGCGCTCTTCGCCTCGGCCGTGATTTCCCACTCACCGTAGATGGAGGCGAAGCCGCGTGAGAACACGAGGCGATTGGTGTCCCTGTCTCGCACCTCGAAGAGGTACTTGCCCAGGTTCGTCTCATCCACGGCGCGAGCGGGATGGCCGGGCCAGGGCAACGGCTCGACAACCAGCCGGTCGAGGCTGAAGCGCTCCTCGGTGGCATTGCCGGTGTGGAAGTAGTCGACGCGGAAGGTACGGGGGGCCGCGGCGGAGGCGCTCGTGGCCAACAGCAGGACGAGGAGGGCACGCATCATGGGCGCACTCTACGCGCCCGGTGGGGCCTGTGCGGTGCCCTTCCCTGCGCCGTAGCGCCCCGAGGTGTCCTGGCGAAACTGGCGAGGGCCGAGTTCGCCAGGACGCGTCACGGTGGGCGCCTCGGGGTTGATGGAGGCAGAGCCCTGTTGTCAGAAGGAGCCGGACAGGGTGGCCGACGCGCCGTCACCGTCGGCGGCGATGCCCACGGAGACCGGCGGTGGAGTGGTCGATGACGGAGACAGGAGGAAGAGCACCGCGCCGGTGGCAACCGCGGCGCCTCCTCCAACGAGCAGCCCTGTCAGGACATTGCCCTTCTGGGCCAGCGAGTCCCGAAGCACCAGCGCTTCCCTATCGCTGGAGAGGATGCGGCCATTGTCGAGCCTCGCCTCCAATTCATTCAGGTCCTTCTGGGCCATGAGCCGCACCACGCCCGCTCCGCCCAGTGCCGCCGCACCCACCCCGAGCGCCACGTAGGACGCCACGCGCAGTCCCGAAGTAGAGCCGGGGGCCCCCGCAGTCTCCTCGCCTTCCGAGAGGCGGTTGGGTGCGCTGAGGTCCATTCCGCCCTGCGAGCCACCCGACCTGTCCACGCCGCCGGCTTGCTCCCACGGAGCCTTGCCGTTGGCGTTGTTCATCACCACGAGGTTCGACGGGGAGCGGCCGGTGGTGACGAAGTCCACCAGGGCGGACAGCGCCTCGCCTGGGGCATCCAGACCCTGTGTCTTGAAGCCACCCTCGCGCAGCTTCTGGCCACCCTCGACGTTGAGCACCGTGGCGGCGAACCACTTCGGTCCGCTGCTTGGCCGCTCCAGTCGGACGACGATGACCTCCTCCACGCCGAGTGTGCCGCCGAGGCGGACAGCATGGCTGAGCGTCCGCTCGTCGTTGCCATTCCGAGAGGCGAGGCACGGAAAGGGACTGGCGGACACGGAGCCTTCGTAGGCCACGTCGATGAGCAGGGGCATGTCCGTACCCTGGACCTGGACCTGACGCGGGAAGCTGGTGGTGGTGCCCTTCGCCAGGGTGATGTCGTAGGTCCCGGCAACCACCTCCACGGTCAGCGGCGTCTGCCCGACCTTGAACCCGTCGAGGTACACATCCGCTGTGGGCTGCGTGGACTTCACGGACAGCTTGACCTTGCGTGCCTGCTCCAACTCGCGCCGCAGCTTGTCGAAGCCCTGCCGGACGGAGGGCGCGAACTGGTCCGGGTCGAGCTCGTAGTCGGGCTGGAGCCGCAGCACGTTGCGGAACGCTGTGTCGCTCTCCTTCGCCTTGCCCAGGGCTCGGTAGTTCAAGCCATGGAGCAACTGGGCGTCCACGTAGAGCTTCCAGCGCGGGTCGCCCACGGGGAGGCGGGTGATTTGCTGGAGGGCTTCGTCGATGACCTGGGCAGCCTTGCTGTTCCGGCCTTCGTAGAAGTGGTCCTGGGCGGCTTCGAGCTGCCGCTGCAGGTCCTCGAAGCTCTTGGAGGACTGGGGGAATAGCCGTTCACCGAACTCGGTGGCGCTCAGGGCGTCCTGCTCGGGGCGGGACGTAAGTGTGTCCAGGAACGCCTTGGTCTGGCCGCCCAGTTCCGCGTCCGTGCAGTCGCCGCTGGCCACCACCATGCGGCGGGGCGCGGCATGAG
The sequence above is drawn from the Pyxidicoccus trucidator genome and encodes:
- a CDS encoding PEGA domain-containing protein, yielding MVVASGDCTDAELGGQTKAFLDTLTSRPEQDALSATEFGERLFPQSSKSFEDLQRQLEAAQDHFYEGRNSKAAQVIDEALQQITRLPVGDPRWKLYVDAQLLHGLNYRALGKAKESDTAFRNVLRLQPDYELDPDQFAPSVRQGFDKLRRELEQARKVKLSVKSTQPTADVYLDGFKVGQTPLTVEVVAGTYDITLAKGTTTSFPRQVQVQGTDMPLLIDVAYEGSVSASPFPCLASRNGNDERTLSHAVRLGGTLGVEEVIVVRLERPSSGPKWFAATVLNVEGGQKLREGGFKTQGLDAPGEALSALVDFVTTGRSPSNLVVMNNANGKAPWEQAGGVDRSGGSQGGMDLSAPNRLSEGEETAGAPGSTSGLRVASYVALGVGAAALGGAGVVRLMAQKDLNELEARLDNGRILSSDREALVLRDSLAQKGNVLTGLLVGGGAAVATGAVLFLLSPSSTTPPPVSVGIAADGDGASATLSGSF
- a CDS encoding IgA Peptidase M64 — encoded protein: MMRALLVLLLATSASAAAPRTFRVDYFHTGNATEERFSLDRLVVEPLPWPGHPARAVDETNLGKYLFEVRDRDTNRLVFSRGFASIYGEWEITAEAKSANRTFHESLRFPAPERPVQVLLKKRDAQNAFREVWSLVVDPKDMFVDTSSPPAPGPLLKLLENGPPEQKVDLLILGDGYTEAERPKFEKDARRMVDILFTFSPFKERKADFNVWGLVPAAVQSGISRPSTGIHRRSPVGATYDAFGSERYVLTFDNKAFREAAAFAPYEFVEILANGNTYGGGGIFGLYGTVAADSLWAPYVFVHEFGHHFAGLADEYYTSESVYAPAAERLEPWEKNVTALHAPEQLKWKHLVTPGTPLPTPWNKEGYENHSTTVQKQRRQIRSQRKPESDMDALFVAQRDWEEKFLSSQKYSGRVGAFEGAMYEPRGYYRPQLDCVMFTRDRVPFCAVCQSAISEVIDLYAGPAARAPRASP
- a CDS encoding lamin tail domain-containing protein codes for the protein MLRRNWLPALLTAVLVTVGTGCGDECVDAFDCRAEKGQPASGKEWTCNDGTCEERDVTQPPPVDAGTDAGTGEDAGTDAGTDAGTDAGTDAGTDAGTDAGVTCTDTAAGSGQDQGCSVQTPVCDTTDGTCKVCIPPAQGTGTATGCEASAPVCDTTVAGGACKVCVDSAQGNALDQGCASPTNICDTTVAGGECKVCTTTDGTTVGCQGSQTCNAAGTACEGCADDTSCAPETPVCRLDPLPTSCVECTGTSNARCDASKPACNDNFCGCSSNTQCADAPDSNRDFCDTVANNGRGQCEVCVTDANCADLDPNRPICNNRTACVQCVTNANCSLTQVCNATNTCENSTVSTTPEQTSAQIQAVLDAPGTTINPALPIDGAFVTYIKPAVAGSSEPAGFFLQAQSDGPAIFVTDAAAFGQVAVGNRVSLSVTGKLDPATNNQQRIASTVTGFTPISQGHPVQALAPAGLKVDISSLDFATSRSVALENEIVTVSGTVSAMGSGGVGFMAYQLRTTGTQTPSNNLRLRVPTGIASERDLVDTCEVTVQAGAVWRFTTQSQVSVFDPNQLTISNCPAPKLLVARALSTTEVRLTFDRRIATASVQATDFTIATLTVTGATVNGSQVTLTTSEQTASTEYTVTVSGEVTDLAGKPINDTADTAVFFGVTPPPAGAALVINEVDYDTVGTDNAEYIEIYNRGGAAADLTDVVLVLVNGDAAAAQPRREYLKFPLSAVTDAAGTATTSLPAGGYIIAASTTYFTATPPPAGVLRLVIGAGATGTGQTDIIQNGSGDGVGLVQNTTGTLIDSVFYEPGAQNPQFTIATGAGDRLLNFLEGTRTSASDSNTVAGSLQRVPNGGDTNNNDYDFAFLPSTPGTGAP